A genomic segment from Saprospiraceae bacterium encodes:
- a CDS encoding universal stress protein, translating into MKKIQKILFPTDFSDTAMNAFRYTVLLADQLDATIELLHVVYPQAEPLDFPVLATQATQQQVSAAESIMKKMVAETLAQIQVDHELKNAPVILPEVEIGTPTGLICRVAERDEVDMVVMGTKGEHSMMEKAFGQVSLGTIKNAPIPVLLVPEMARFSKINTVAYASNLMETDVFYIWQTLQLLESFHPILRVVHVDTDDKEHAVNLEEFKALFEGNPKALQINFHELHGKAVADELNGFIATWDIDMMVLYAPRHGFIERLFHQSVGKKLAMTAEVPLLFLKKATA; encoded by the coding sequence ATGAAAAAGATCCAAAAAATATTATTTCCTACTGATTTTTCCGATACGGCCATGAACGCCTTTCGATATACTGTTTTATTGGCCGATCAACTAGATGCGACCATTGAACTACTACACGTCGTATACCCACAAGCAGAACCACTTGATTTTCCGGTGCTGGCGACCCAGGCTACGCAGCAGCAAGTCAGTGCAGCGGAATCCATTATGAAAAAAATGGTAGCTGAGACCTTGGCACAAATTCAGGTAGATCATGAATTGAAAAATGCGCCTGTTATTTTACCAGAGGTAGAGATTGGCACCCCTACCGGCTTGATTTGTCGGGTGGCAGAAAGGGATGAGGTTGACATGGTGGTCATGGGCACCAAAGGCGAACACAGTATGATGGAAAAAGCGTTTGGCCAAGTCTCCTTAGGAACGATTAAAAATGCACCTATTCCCGTCCTCTTGGTACCTGAAATGGCCAGATTTAGCAAAATAAACACAGTGGCCTATGCTTCTAACCTCATGGAAACCGATGTGTTTTATATCTGGCAAACCTTACAATTATTGGAAAGTTTCCATCCGATACTAAGAGTAGTTCACGTTGATACCGATGACAAAGAACACGCTGTTAATTTGGAGGAATTCAAGGCCTTGTTTGAAGGCAATCCCAAGGCTTTACAAATCAATTTTCATGAACTGCATGGCAAAGCGGTGGCGGATGAACTCAATGGTTTTATTGCTACATGGGATATAGATATGATGGTACTCTACGCCCCTAGACATGGCTTTATCGAACGCTTATTTCACCAAAGCGTTGGCAAAAAACTGGCGATGACGGCGGAGGTCCCATTGTTATTCTTAAAAAAAGCCACAGCTTAA
- a CDS encoding thioesterase family protein — protein MFSNEFQKRVRYAETDQMGYLYYGNYATYYEIGRAELIRSIGLTYQEMEAAFGILMPVMSLQMRFVRPAYYDDLVTIRTELRKLPHKEIVFHHELFNEKRKLLNGGSVKLCFVEKESNKTVPAPAFLTDKLAPYFE, from the coding sequence ATGTTTTCAAATGAATTTCAAAAGCGGGTACGTTACGCAGAAACGGATCAGATGGGCTATCTCTATTATGGTAATTATGCTACCTATTACGAGATTGGCAGAGCGGAATTGATTCGCTCCATTGGGCTTACCTACCAGGAGATGGAAGCAGCCTTTGGCATTCTGATGCCCGTGATGTCACTCCAAATGCGCTTTGTTCGCCCCGCCTATTACGATGACCTGGTTACCATCAGAACAGAACTGCGCAAGCTTCCTCACAAAGAAATAGTTTTCCACCATGAATTATTCAATGAAAAAAGAAAACTACTGAACGGCGGCAGCGTAAAGCTTTGTTTTGTCGAAAAGGAAAGCAATAAAACGGTTCCTGCACCAGCTTTTTTAACCGATAAATTGGCACCGTATTTTGAGTAA
- a CDS encoding YihY/virulence factor BrkB family protein — protein MSKKFELPKWSAIRDYFVNHPLKTWALDWAKTHSLPGFFKVPLYDILVFLFNEIRRFDLGTRANSIAFSFFLSLFPSLMVLLTLLPFFQHVFQQFVPLGGDFEGFLYEQIKGVMPGESGDQLFILAKGLTSKRNIGLLSFGFALAIYFSSNGMMAIMKSFEKSHVNIFKQRGSFRKRLLSVVLTAVLGFLLIASVIFIILGNTIVSWLDHWIPLDGFAAFGFGFIRWLAIISLYYFGISFIYRFGAPAIKRFDWFSPGTTLATTLSLLSSLIFSFYIDNFDRYEAYDRFYGSITAFIILMLWIQLNAMVVLIGYELNASIAVNRNLIKQQKEKDEF, from the coding sequence TTGAGTAAAAAGTTCGAACTTCCCAAATGGTCAGCGATACGGGATTATTTCGTGAACCATCCGTTGAAAACCTGGGCTTTAGACTGGGCCAAGACTCATTCTCTTCCCGGCTTTTTCAAGGTGCCCTTGTATGATATTTTAGTCTTTCTGTTTAATGAAATTCGACGATTTGATTTAGGTACTAGGGCTAATTCCATCGCCTTCAGCTTTTTTCTTTCGCTGTTCCCTTCCTTGATGGTATTACTTACCCTACTCCCTTTCTTTCAACACGTTTTTCAGCAATTTGTTCCACTAGGTGGCGATTTTGAGGGTTTTTTGTATGAGCAAATCAAAGGAGTGATGCCCGGAGAATCTGGCGATCAATTGTTTATCCTGGCCAAAGGCCTGACGAGTAAACGAAACATAGGCTTATTGTCTTTCGGTTTTGCCCTGGCTATTTATTTCTCTTCAAATGGGATGATGGCCATCATGAAAAGTTTCGAAAAATCACATGTGAATATATTTAAGCAACGAGGTAGTTTCCGAAAACGTCTCCTATCAGTGGTCTTAACAGCGGTGTTGGGCTTCCTCTTAATTGCCTCTGTGATTTTCATTATTTTGGGGAATACCATTGTCAGTTGGTTGGATCATTGGATTCCCTTGGATGGCTTTGCTGCCTTTGGTTTTGGTTTTATTCGATGGTTAGCCATTATTTCATTGTACTATTTTGGCATTTCATTTATTTATCGGTTTGGGGCCCCCGCCATCAAGCGTTTTGATTGGTTTTCGCCGGGTACTACCCTGGCCACTACCCTATCACTTTTGTCGTCTTTGATTTTTTCTTTTTACATAGACAATTTCGATCGGTATGAAGCCTATGACCGGTTTTATGGCTCCATCACTGCCTTCATTATTTTGATGCTTTGGATACAGCTCAACGCGATGGTCGTATTGATTGGGTATGAGCTCAATGCCAGTATCGCTGTCAATAGAAATTTAATCAAGCAGCAGAAAGAAAAAGACGAATTTTAG